ATCGAAGGTCGTGACCGAAGCGATCGTCGAGGCCATGCGCGGCGTGAAGATCGGCATGCCCTTCGACGAAGGCGTACAGATGGGGCCGTTCGTCAGCCGCGCGCAGCGCGAGCGCGTGATGGGCTTCGTCGAGCGCGCCAAAGCCGGCGGCGCGAAAGTGCTCACCGGCGGCGACGTGCCCAAGGCGTTCAGCGGGCGCGGCTACTTCTACGAGCCGACGGTCATCACCGATGTAGATCAGAAGAGTGAGATCGTGCAGAGTGAGGTGTTCGGCCCGGTGTTGACCGTGAGCGAATTCAAGGACGACGCCGAAGCGTTGCACTTGGCGAACGACGTGCTCTACGGGTTGGCGGCGAGCATATGGACGCGCGACATCGGCCGGGCGATGAAGTTGGCCGCCGACTTGGAGTTCGGCACGGTGTGGATCAACGACCACCTGCCGCTGACGAGCGAGACGCCTCACGGCGGCTTCAAGCAATCCGGCTTCGGCAAAGACCTCAGCGCCGAGGCCGTGGCCGATTATCAGATCACCAAGCACGTGATGATCGCCATCTGAGCCGAAGAGTGAGCCCGGACGCAGGACGCCCCCGGTGTTCTGCGTCCGCGCTTTGACCGTCGCAGCCTGCGTCTCAGCTCGATGCAACTATGCACAACGCGCACCGCCACCCCATCGCCGGCGTCCTGCCCGTCTTCCAAACGCCTTATCACGAAGACGAGACGATTGACTTCGAGACGCTGGAGAAAGAGATCCATTGGCTCTTCGACCAGGGCGCGGATGGCATCGTCATGGCGATGGTGTCGGAGACGCTGCGATTGAGCAGCGATGAACGCCGCGCGCTGGCCGAAGCAGCGTGCGCGATCGGTCACCCGCGCGGCACGGTGGTCATCAGCGTCGGCGCGGAATCCAGCCGAGTCGCCGAAGACTACGCTCAGCATGCCGAGGCGATTGGCGCAGACGCTGTAATGGCCATCCCACCGATCGCGACCGACGCGAGCGAAGCCGAGCTCAAACGCTACTACGAACGCATTTTGGGCGCAGTCTCCATCCCGGTCATCGTGCAAGACGCCAGTGGCTACCTCGGTCGGCCGATGTCCATCGCGTTGCAGGCCGACTTGTTCAACACCTATGGTCCGCGCGTGATGTTCAAGCCGGAAGCACAACCGATCGGGCCGCGCCTGAGCGAACTGCACCGCGCCACCGGCCATCGCGCCAGCGTCTTCGAGGGCTCCGGCGGCGCAGCGCTGGCCGATAGCTATGCACGTGGCATCGCCGGCACCATGCCCGGTGCCGACCTGATTGACGTGATCGTCGCGCTGTGGCGAGCGCTCGAGGCCGGCGATTCCGATGCAGTCGCCCGGCTCTGCGCGCCGTTGAGCGCGTTGATCGGCCGGCTGACGAATCTAGATGCCTTCCTGGCGGTGGAGAAATATCTGCTCGTCAAGCGCGGCGTGTTCAAGAACACGATCGTGCGTGGGCCGGTCGGTTATCACCTGAACACAACCATGCGCCATGAAGTGGATCGTTTGTTCGACGAGATGCAAGCAGCGTTGCGGACTGCGTGCCCGGACTAAGCGGGCGCGCGGCGCGGCCAAGGCAATGAGTCCTGGCTAAGGTCAGCAAATGCTTGACACGGAGGAACATCCTCATTACATTTCCGCCCGAAATGCGCGCATCGTCCCGTGCCGATCGGCATGTTGCCTGGTTTCGTTTCAGTTCAGAGTCGGGCGAATTCATCCTGCAGAAAGACTGGGATCAGTACGAGAACTGCGCGCAATGTCACGGGCGCGCCGAGATAGACGAGACTCCAGAAGGCGACTTGATCTGCCACATTTGCCGCGCCATGCTCCCCCGCCCGGCCACCTGATAAGCCCGGCTTGTGGGCGAGCGTGCCTCGCCTCTCAGCTACCCGTAAGCTCGGACGGCGCGCACCCGCCACGTTTGCGTGCTGCTATGATTCGGCCACGGCGCTTAGCCGTCCCATCCGATGTTGAATCTAACGGAAGCAGTTCCCCTCGCGCCAACCGAAGATCGGCCCGCCGAGCCGACCACCCGCCGGACGTATGACGCCTTCGGCAGGCACATCCATTATCTGCGCGTGTCGTTGACGGATCGGTGCAACCTGCGTTGCGTGTATTGCATGCCGGAGCAGATGGTATTCCGACCAACCGAAGAGCTGCTTACCGACTCCGAGCTGTTCAAAGTGCTTGAGGTGATGGACGCGCTGGGCTTCAACAAGTATCGCCTGACCGGCGGCGAGCCGACCGTGCGACCCGGTCTGGTCGAGATCGTGCGGCGCATCGCCAGCCTGCCAAACGCGCGTGAAGTGGCAATGACGACGAACGGCTTGAAGTTGTCTCGGTTGGCCCAGCCGTTGAAGGATGCAGGGCTGAACCGCGTGAACATCAGCATAGACTCGCTGGACCCGGTCAAGTTCAAACGCATCACGCGCTGGGGGGATGTGCGCGACGTGTTGGCCGGCATCGAAGCCGCCGAGCGTGCCGGCCTGACGCCTATCAAGCTCAACGCCGTGGTGATCCGAGGCTTCAATGAAGACGACGTCGTGCCCCTCGCCCGGCTCACGCTCGAACATGAATGGCAGTTCCGCTTCATCGAGGTGATGCCTTTTGCTGACGTAGCAGAATTTCAGCAGGCGTCCATCGTGCCGACGCACGAGATGATGGCGCGGATCGAAGCTGAATTGGGTCCATTGAACGAAGAGAACGGCGGCCGGCTCGATGGCGAGGCCAAGGTCTATCGCCTGCCGGGCGCGCGGGGCACCGTCGGCTTCATCAGCCCGGTGACCGCGCCATTCTGCGCGAGCTGCAACCGTGTTCGGCTGACCGCCGACGGCACGCTGCGCCTGTGTTTGCTCAAGGACGGCGAACTCGATCTGCGCACGCCGCTGCGCCGCGGCGCAAACAGGGACGACCTACTCGACCTCATCCGTGCGGCGATCTGGCGCAAGCCGTGGGGCCACGACCTGGCGCATGGCGTGATCCCGATGAACCGGATCATGAGCGAAATCGGTGGGTGAAGAGAAATGGAACTGACGCACCTCGATTCATCCGGTCAGGCGCGCATGGTTGACGTGAGCGCCAAGGCGGACACGCACCGCACGGCCGTCGCGCACGCGACCGTGACGATGAGCCGCGCGGCCTACGACGCCATCGTCCAGGGCAACGTGAAGAAGGGCGACGCCCTCGGCGCGGCCCGTATCGCCGGCATTATGGCCGCCAAGCGGGCCAGCGATCTGATCCCGCTCTGCCACCCCATCACGCTGACGCGGGTCGAGGTCCGCTGCGAGCCTGTTGATGGACGCATCGAGATCGAAGCGCGCGTCGAGTGTGTGGGCAAGACCGGCGTGGAGATGGAGGCGCTGACGGCGGTCAGCATCGCTGCGCTTACCATCTACGATATGGTGAAAGGCATGGACCGCGGCATGACGATCAGCGAAGTGCGGCTGCTCGCGCGCAGCGGCGGCAAATCCGGCGAGTGGCAAGCAGACGACTACCGGAATGATCGCGAAGGATGAGGCGATGTTGATCAAGCTGTTCGCCACGTTGAAAGATCGCGCCGGCGCAGGCGAGATTACCCTCTCGGCGGAGGGTGAGTTCACGGTTGCCGAATTGCGCGCTCGCATCGCTGCCCAGCACCCCGAGCTGGCCGAGCTGGTCGCGCGCTCGATCGTCGCGGTCAACCGCGAATTCGCTTTCAACGACGACGTAGTGCGCGCGATGGACGAGGTCGCCCTCTTTCCACCGGTGAGCGGCGGATGCCTATGACCCAGCCAACGATCGTTCGAATCACCTCAGACCCGATTGACCTGAACGCATTGCAGCGAGCCGTGACCACGCCGCACGACGGCGCGGTCGTGATATTCACCGGCACGGTGCGCGGCGTCACCGGCGCCGAGCGAACCGAGAAGCTCGAATATGAGGCCTACGCCGAGATGGCCATAGCCAAGCTCCGGCAAGTCGCAGACGAGATGCGGGCCAAGTTCGCGCTGATCCATGGCATCGCCCTGATACAGCGCGTGGGCGAGATGGCCGTCGGCGAGCCGACCGTCGCCGTCGTCGTCAGCGCCGGACATCGCGGCGATGGCGCGTTCGAAGCCGCGCGCTACGGTATAGACCGACTGAAACAAATCGTGCCGGTGTGGAAGAAGGAGACGCGCCCCGACGGCTCCTCATGGGTCGAAGGCGATTACATGCCGAACCGGGGGGACTAGAGGCGAATGCGCGGTTGGCCTCGCCGATTGATTTGCTCCCGGCGAGCAACGCAGCCGCATTATCTTCACTGCACACCTTTCGATGCTGCTCCCGGATCATGCGCTCGGCCTGGCGGCGTTCGTTCTAATCAATCTCATTCCCGGCTACGCGTGGATCGAAGTCTTCTGGCCGCAATCCGCGCCGCTTTCACCCGCCGAACGCTTCGGCCTGGCCACCGGCGCCGGCGTCGCTATCCCTCCGCTGTTGATCTATCTGGCCGACCTCGTTGGGTTGAAGTGGGGGCGCGAAGCGACGTGGGGTTACGCGGTGATCGCTGTGCTGGTCATGATTGCCTTGGCCATCGCGCGGCACCGGGCGCTGCGCTCCGTGCTCCTTGACCCGCGGCGCACCGACTGGGTCTTTCTCGGGTTGTTCGTCCTGACGCTGATGGCAGCTTGGGCACGCTTGTATGCCGTGCGCGAGCTGCGCGCCGGCATGTTCGGCGACTCGGTGCATCACACCATGATCGTACAGCTCATGCTGGAGAACGGCGGGCTGTTCTCATCGTGGCAACCCTATGCGCCGCTCACCACGCTGACCTACCACTTTGGCTTTCACGCTAATGTCGCGTTCTACGCCTGGCTGCTCGGCGCGCCGGCGACCACCAGCGTGCTCATCTATGGACAGTTGCTGAACGCGGCTGCGGTGCCAACGGCGTTCCTCCTGGCGTCGCGCGTTATCGGCGCGTATGCACCCGAGCGCACATCAGTTGCTGCTGCCGGATTGTGGTCCGCCGCGTTCATCGGTTTCGCCAACACCATGCCGGCCTACTTCGTCAACTGGGGGCGCTACACGCAACTGGCCGGCCAGATCATCCTGCCCGCGTTGCTGGTCGTGTGGATCGAGTTGATCGAGCGAAGCGCGAGTGGCAGGCTCAAAGCCGGCTGGCCTCTGATTGCGCCGGCAGCTTGGCTCACAACGGCGCTGATGTTGACGCACTATATCGTCACCATTTTTGCCGCGCTCATGGTGGGCAGCTACCTGGTCGCGCGCATCCTGCACCTGAGCGCAGCGCGACCGGCGCTCTGCATTTCGTTGCCCGCGCTAGGCGCTGCTGCAGCGGCGCTTGTGGCCGCGTGGCCGTGGATCGAGACGACGCTGACCGGCGGGCTGCTGCGCAACACATCGCTCATGGTCAGCGGCGGCGTCAGTGCCGACCGCGTGGCCGGCTATGCAACGCTGACGCCGATCGCGCCTTTCTACTTGAAAGGCTGGCTACTTGCATTGGCGATCATTGGCCTAGGCATCGCCATCGCGCAGCGACAGTGGCGGCCGACGATCTTCGCGGTCTGGGCAGGCCTGTTACTGTTCACGGTCACGCCGAATACTTTCGGGCTGCCCGGCAACGGCGTCGTTGACCAGCTCACGGCATACATCGCGCTCTATGTGCCGGTCGCGCCGTTGGCCGGTTATGGCTTGGCCGAACTACACGCTTGGGTGATGCATCGGCTCGGGGCGCGGCTGAAATGGGCGACGTGTGTCTATTTGCCTGTCACACTGGTTGCGACGCTCGTGGTTGGTGCGTGGGGCGCAGCCACTTGGCTGCCGCGCGTCGTCGAACCGACCCGGCAGATGCTCACGCCTGCCGACGAACGCGCCATGGCTTGGATCGCTGCCAACCTGCCCGAGGACGCCCGTTTCGTGGTCAACACCTTTCCGGCCTATGGCGGATCGCTGATCGCCGGCACCGACGGCGGCTGGTGGATCCCGCTCATGACCCGGCGCGCAACCAACCTGCCGCCGATCACCTACGGCAGCGAAGCGTTCGAGGATCCGGCGTTCTATCGCCAGACCAACGCCTTCGCCGCCGCGCTGCGTGGCGCGCCACTCACCGATCCGGCGCCGCGCGCCATCAACCTGACGACGCCGGAGAACGTTCGGCGTCTGCGCGCGGCGGGGTTTACGCACGTCTACAAGGGCGCCAACCAAACGCCCGGACCGGCGCAGGCCGACTGGATAGATACGACTGCCCTACGAAACAGCGACTACTTTCAACTGATCTACGAGGCGGACGGTGTCGAAATCTTCGCGCTTGTAAAATGAAGTGACCGTGAAGATGTGCGTCATCGGCCCAACGTGGCCTTTTCGCGGAGGCATTGCTCACTACACCACGCTACTGGTGAAGCACCTTCGTGAGCGCCACACTGTGCGCTTCATCACGTATATCAAGCAGTACCCGAAGTGGCTCTACCCGGGCAATACCGCCATGGACCCCAGCCCGGATTCGAGCGTGTTGCGCATCGAGTGCGATCGCCTGCTCACGCCGTGGAATCCCCTCACGTGGTGGAGAACTTACCGGCTGATCAAGGGCGACCAACCCGATGTTTTGCTCTTGCAGTGGTGGACGCCGTTCTTCTCACCGATGCTGTTCTTCCTCACACGGATGCTGAAGCACGAGTCGCGCATCCGCGTCATCTTTTTGTGTCATCACCTCATTGCGCCCGATGGCGGCATCTTCGACTGGTTTCTGGCGCGGCGCATCCTGTGGCGCGGCAACGGCTTCATCGTGATGAGCGAAGAGGACTTCGCGCTGTTGCGCCGGGCGCTGCCGCGCGCGCGCATCAAAGGCACGACACATCCGCCCTACGACGTCTTTAGCCGCGCGCCGATCCCGCGCGACCAGGCGCGCGCCAAGCTGGGGCTGCCGCTCGACGTGCCGGTGGTGCTGTTCTTCGGCTTTGTCCGGCGCTACAAGGGATTGCGCCACCTACTGGAGGCGATGCGCATCGCGCGCGACCGGCTGCCCGCTGCAAAGTTACTCGTCGTAGGCGAGTTCTGGGAGGACGAGCGCTTGTATCGCGACCTCATCCGCCAGCTCGGCTTGCAAGACGCCGTTCACATTTACAACCAATACATC
The window above is part of the Candidatus Roseilinea sp. genome. Proteins encoded here:
- the moaA gene encoding cyclic pyranopterin monophosphate synthase; the encoded protein is MLNLTEAVPLAPTEDRPAEPTTRRTYDAFGRHIHYLRVSLTDRCNLRCVYCMPEQMVFRPTEELLTDSELFKVLEVMDALGFNKYRLTGGEPTVRPGLVEIVRRIASLPNAREVAMTTNGLKLSRLAQPLKDAGLNRVNISIDSLDPVKFKRITRWGDVRDVLAGIEAAERAGLTPIKLNAVVIRGFNEDDVVPLARLTLEHEWQFRFIEVMPFADVAEFQQASIVPTHEMMARIEAELGPLNEENGGRLDGEAKVYRLPGARGTVGFISPVTAPFCASCNRVRLTADGTLRLCLLKDGELDLRTPLRRGANRDDLLDLIRAAIWRKPWGHDLAHGVIPMNRIMSEIGG
- the moaC gene encoding cyclic pyranopterin monophosphate synthase accessory protein, whose protein sequence is MELTHLDSSGQARMVDVSAKADTHRTAVAHATVTMSRAAYDAIVQGNVKKGDALGAARIAGIMAAKRASDLIPLCHPITLTRVEVRCEPVDGRIEIEARVECVGKTGVEMEALTAVSIAALTIYDMVKGMDRGMTISEVRLLARSGGKSGEWQADDYRNDREG
- the moaD gene encoding molybdopterin synthase sulfur carrier subunit, whose product is MIAKDEAMLIKLFATLKDRAGAGEITLSAEGEFTVAELRARIAAQHPELAELVARSIVAVNREFAFNDDVVRAMDEVALFPPVSGGCL
- a CDS encoding hypothetical protein (possible pseudo, internal stop codon, frameshifted), coding for MTQPTIVRITSDPIDLNALQRAVTTPHDGAVVIFTGTVRGVTGAERTEKLEYEAYAEMAIAKLRQVADEMRAKFALIHGIALIQRVGEMAVGEPTVAVVVSAGHRGDGAFEAARYGIDRLKQIVPVWKKETRPDGSSWVEGDYMPNRGD
- a CDS encoding glycosyl transferase family 1; protein product: MCVIGPTWPFRGGIAHYTTLLVKHLRERHTVRFITYIKQYPKWLYPGNTAMDPSPDSSVLRIECDRLLTPWNPLTWWRTYRLIKGDQPDVLLLQWWTPFFSPMLFFLTRMLKHESRIRVIFLCHHLIAPDGGIFDWFLARRILWRGNGFIVMSEEDFALLRRALPRARIKGTTHPPYDVFSRAPIPRDQARAKLGLPLDVPVVLFFGFVRRYKGLRHLLEAMRIARDRLPAAKLLVVGEFWEDERLYRDLIRQLGLQDAVHIYNQYIPNDQITVYFSAADVVALPYLEATQSGVAQLAIGFERPIIATNVGGMADVVHHGETGFVVQPGDSQALAAALIEFFSRNLAEPFSQRIRQDKESASWLPMIQLIEELAQPLPAEQAEAIAAIRRPSPRVF